One window of the Xiphias gladius isolate SHS-SW01 ecotype Sanya breed wild chromosome 11, ASM1685928v1, whole genome shotgun sequence genome contains the following:
- the eif4e1c gene encoding eukaryotic translation initiation factor 4E family member 1c isoform X2 yields MATSEPKAAETEDQPTESQVVANPEQYIKHPLQNRWALWYFKNDKSKSWTENLRLISKFDTVEDFWALYNHIQQPSKLGFGCDYCLFKDGIKPMWEDDRNKLGGRWLMTLNKQQRHNDLDRYWMETLLCLVGESFDEASEDVCGAVVNVRPKGDKIAIWTSNCQNREAIMTIGQLYKERLNLPIKAMIGYQSHDDTSSKSGSTTKNMYSV; encoded by the exons ATGGCGACATCGGAGCCG aaagcagctgaaactgaagATCAACCGACTGAAAGCCAAGTCGTTGCAAATCCCGAGCAGTATATCAAACACCCTTTGCAAAACAG ATGGGCCCTGTGGTATTTCAAAAATGACAAGAGCAAAAGCTGGACGGAGAACTTGCGTCTCATTTCCAAGTTTGACACAGTGGAAGACTTCTGGGC ATTATACAACCATATACAGCAACCAAGCAAACTTGGCTTTGGCTGTGACTATTGCTTATTTAAg GATGGGATTAAACCGATGTGGGAGGACGACAGGAACAAGCTGGGGGGTCGATGGCTGATGACTCTCAATAAACAACAGAGACACAATGACCTTGACCGTTACTGGATGGAAACG ctcttGTGTTTAGTCGGTGAGTCATTTGATGAGGCAAGTGAAGATGTTTGTGGAGCTGTGGTCAACGTCAGAcccaaaggtgacaaaatagCCATCTGGACGAGCAACTGCCAGAACAGGGAAGCCATCATGACGATAGG GCAACTTTATAAAGAGCGCCTGAACCTCCCCATTAAAGCCATGATTGGCTACCAGTCACATGACGACACATCCAGCAAGAGCGGATCCACCACCAAGAACATGTACTCCGTTTGA
- the si:dkey-228d14.5 gene encoding transmembrane protein 150A, translating to MVLWIIFPISLSLVSFIGTWTVYGLALSNNHVCSLSDWGGDNYCRGNRSNGCCSVPTISSSGTLAPENSLFTATINAGSFMFLLFCIFHHAHVMERHACHSMLSKFALVFGVVAALGAFTAGNCNPGYLSLLHYLGAAISFMCICFYTVLLTSLTRKCVLTGYEKVLYPLRITSTTIQTIVTICYSVLFAQEDYFHVHLSAIFEWMLSVNLELFELSYAMEFCFFSSFMLSNLLSKREEEKPLIMTMS from the exons ATGGTACTCTGGATTATCTTCCCTATCTCCCTCTCCCTGGTGTCCTTCATTGGAACATGGACTGT ATATGGCCTAGCCCTCTCCAACAATCATGTGTGCTCCCTCAGTGACTG GGGGGGTGACAACTACTGCAGAGGGAATCGGTCCAATGGATGTTGCTCTGTTCCCACCATAag CTCAAGTGGAACCCTTGCACCAGAAAATTCACTTTTCACAGCCACGATCAACGCTGGATCCTTTATGT TTCTGCTGTTCTGTATATTCCACCATGCCCATGTTATGGAGAGACATGCATGTCATTCCATGCTGAGCAAGTTTGCACTGGTCTTCGGTGTGGTGGCAGCCCTGGGGGCATTCACAGCTGGAAATTGCAAT CCAGGTTACCTGTCACTCCTTCACTACCTTGGAGCTGCCATCAGCTTCATGTGCATCTGCTTCTACACTGTCCTGCTCACCTCGCTGACCAGGAAGTGTGTGCTGACAGGTTATGAAAAGGTTCTCTACCCACTGCGCATCACCTCCACTACGATTCAAACCATTGTCACCATCTGTT attctgttttgtttgcccAAGAGGATTACTTTCACGTTCACCTGTCTGCTATATTTGAGTGGATGCTCAGTGTCAACCTGGAGTTGTTTGAGCTCAGCTATGCCATGGAGTTTTGCTTCTTCTCGTCCTTCATGCTTTCAAATCTGCTGAGCAAACGAGAGGAAGAAAAGCCTTTGATTATGACAATGTCCTGA
- the eif4e1c gene encoding eukaryotic translation initiation factor 4E family member 1c isoform X1, with the protein MCFYPLRYQSQYLMKAAETEDQPTESQVVANPEQYIKHPLQNRWALWYFKNDKSKSWTENLRLISKFDTVEDFWALYNHIQQPSKLGFGCDYCLFKDGIKPMWEDDRNKLGGRWLMTLNKQQRHNDLDRYWMETLLCLVGESFDEASEDVCGAVVNVRPKGDKIAIWTSNCQNREAIMTIGQLYKERLNLPIKAMIGYQSHDDTSSKSGSTTKNMYSV; encoded by the exons ATGTGTTTTTATCCCCTTCGATATCAGAGTCAATATCTTATG aaagcagctgaaactgaagATCAACCGACTGAAAGCCAAGTCGTTGCAAATCCCGAGCAGTATATCAAACACCCTTTGCAAAACAG ATGGGCCCTGTGGTATTTCAAAAATGACAAGAGCAAAAGCTGGACGGAGAACTTGCGTCTCATTTCCAAGTTTGACACAGTGGAAGACTTCTGGGC ATTATACAACCATATACAGCAACCAAGCAAACTTGGCTTTGGCTGTGACTATTGCTTATTTAAg GATGGGATTAAACCGATGTGGGAGGACGACAGGAACAAGCTGGGGGGTCGATGGCTGATGACTCTCAATAAACAACAGAGACACAATGACCTTGACCGTTACTGGATGGAAACG ctcttGTGTTTAGTCGGTGAGTCATTTGATGAGGCAAGTGAAGATGTTTGTGGAGCTGTGGTCAACGTCAGAcccaaaggtgacaaaatagCCATCTGGACGAGCAACTGCCAGAACAGGGAAGCCATCATGACGATAGG GCAACTTTATAAAGAGCGCCTGAACCTCCCCATTAAAGCCATGATTGGCTACCAGTCACATGACGACACATCCAGCAAGAGCGGATCCACCACCAAGAACATGTACTCCGTTTGA
- the zgc:110319 gene encoding NFU1 iron-sulfur cluster scaffold homolog, mitochondrial translates to MRTKYWRPHEVLIFKTNKMAAHLRWGLHQLLRARNTAHFRFPDKTRSSYHSQCTTQSSRKVQPRARTGTTHFSIRQLSIQTQDTPNPRSLKFLPGKPVLGSGTLDFPSPSSAECSSLARVLFEIEGVKSVFFGPDFITVTKTDEDVEWTDIKRHALEAIAKFFESGDPITTGVVYHESSLSEDDDDIVSMIKELLDTRIRPTVQEDGGDVIYKGFEDGTVKLKLVGSCTGCPSSTVTLKNGIQNMLQFYIPEVDMVEQVEDEVDEINSKVFSELERKLQE, encoded by the exons ATGAGGACGAAATACTGGCGACCACATGAGGtcctcattttcaaaacaaacaaaatggcgGCGCACTTGAGATGGGGTCTTCACCAGTTGTTGCGGGCAAGAAATACGGCTCACTTTAG GTTTCCAGACAAGACCAGAAGCTCATACCACTCACAGTGCACGACCCAGAGCTCCAGAAAAGTTCAGCCTCGGGCCCGGACGGGAACCACACACTTCTCAA taAGACAACTGTCCATCCAGACTCAAGACACTCCAAACCCCAGAAGCTTGAAGTTTCTCCCTGGGAAACCTGTCCTAGGAAGTGGGACGCTTGATTTTCCCTCTCCAAGCTCCGCTGAATGTTCATCTTTAGCCAG GGTCTTGTTTGAAATCGAAGGAGTAAAAAGTGTGTTCTTTGGCCCTGACTTCATCACAGTCACTAAA ACAGATGAAGATGTGGAATGGACAGACATCAAGCGCCATGCTTTGGAGGCCATTGCTAAGTTCTTTGAGAGTGGTGACCCAATAACAACAGGGGTAGTTTACCATGAAAGCA GTCTCTCTGAAGATGATGACGATATTGTATCTATGATAAAGGAGCTTCTGGACACCAGAATCAG GCCCACAGTGCAGGAGGACGGAGGCGATGTCATCTATAAGGGTTTTGAGGACGGAACAGTCAAGCTGAAGCTGGTCGGTTCCTGCACAGGGTGTCCTAGCTCTACAGTCACCCTGAAGAACGGGATTCAGAACATGCTGCAGTTTTATATCCCAGAAGTAGACATGGTGGAACAG GTGGAAGATGAAGTGGATGAAATCAATTCAAAGGTTTTCTCAGAGCTGGAACGCAAATTACAAGAATAA